From Argopecten irradians isolate NY chromosome 12, Ai_NY, whole genome shotgun sequence, one genomic window encodes:
- the LOC138336894 gene encoding uncharacterized protein — MDLVNLDNQIGGQLLQQLKCCICMEIYNDPTSLPCGHTFCYNCLLDLAKHKKRNFHHEFGLMGITIPCPNCRCAIPYTNLMTKTNGVVSNFALMSIIESYQQMEQPRAQVDASTNTDTFALTGQRIDEISSELDSLMLATKAKTSILQGCMNEINTIRQENQNYIKNQMSLHPQNTACQTNELYNELRSVSGSSREHVAPPPGFSVPPFYHNDPGAIDPAILSIGSNMNFYPPPFQMIPFNSGPWQMNPEC; from the exons ATGGACTTGGTCAATCTGGATAATCAGATTGGGGGTCAGTTACTTCAACAATTGAAATGCTGCATCTGTATGGAGATCTACAACGACCCAACATCACTCCCGTGTGGTCACACATTTTGTTACAA TTGCCTCTTAGATTTGGCCAAACACAAGAAGCGAAATTTCCATCACGAATTCGGACTGATGGGGATAACAATACCGTGTCCGAACTGTCGCTGTGCTATACCATACACGAATCTAATGACCAAGACCAACGGGGTCGTCTCAAACTTCGCCCTCATGTCCATCATCGAATCTTATCAACAAATGGAACAGCCTCGCGCTCAG GTGGACGCTTCTACAAATACAGATACCTTCGCGTTGACCGGCCAACGAATTGACGAGATCAGTTCCGAGTTAGATTCCTTAATGTTAGCTACAAAAGCGAAAACGTCGATTCTTCAAGGATGTATGAACGAAATAAATACCATAAGGCAGGAAAACCAGAACtacataaaaaatcaaatgtcCTTACACCCACAAAATACCGCTTGCCAGACAAACGAGTTATATAACGAACTAAGATCAGTTTCCGGAAGTAGCAGAGAACATGTAGCGCCACCTCCCGGATTTTCTGTACCGCCTTTTTACCACAACGATCCCGGTGCCATCGATCCAGCGATTCTTTCGATCGGAAGCAACATGAATTTTTACCCGCCGCCATTTCAGATGATCCCTTTCAACAGCGGACCTTGGCAGATGAACCCAGAGTGCTAG